The following proteins are co-located in the Sporosarcina pasteurii genome:
- the fabD gene encoding ACP S-malonyltransferase gives MTKIAFVFPGQGSQKVGMGTELVENHEQSKEFFTNADRVLGFSLSELIEEGPQEELTVTYNAQPALLTVGAMIASRLKEEGIQPDYTAGHSLGEYTALVASGVLTFEEGVLAVHKRGLYMNEAVPAGVGAMAAILGLDAETVSEITNKITESGDAVQPANLNCPGQIVISGTKAGVEKACHELKEAGARRAIPLDVSGPFHSSLMKPAAEKLKATLDEITMHDATPPIIANVNAEIVEDSNQLKDLLVEQLYSPVRWEDSVRTMLENGVTHFIECGPGKVLSGLIKKIDRKATVLSVYDEQSLAEVLEASKGWSK, from the coding sequence ATGACGAAGATTGCTTTCGTATTTCCTGGACAAGGTTCTCAGAAAGTAGGAATGGGTACTGAGTTAGTAGAGAATCATGAGCAGAGTAAAGAGTTTTTTACGAATGCTGACCGTGTACTAGGCTTTTCATTAAGTGAACTAATTGAAGAAGGGCCTCAGGAAGAATTGACAGTTACTTACAATGCGCAACCTGCATTGTTAACTGTAGGCGCGATGATTGCGAGTCGCTTAAAAGAAGAAGGAATTCAACCAGATTATACAGCAGGCCATAGTCTTGGTGAGTATACAGCGCTCGTAGCTTCAGGTGTTCTTACGTTTGAAGAAGGTGTATTAGCTGTTCATAAACGTGGTTTGTATATGAATGAAGCAGTACCAGCAGGTGTTGGTGCGATGGCGGCTATCCTTGGATTGGATGCTGAAACGGTATCCGAAATTACGAATAAGATTACAGAGAGCGGGGATGCTGTACAACCAGCGAATTTGAACTGCCCTGGCCAAATCGTCATTTCCGGAACGAAAGCAGGCGTTGAAAAAGCTTGTCACGAATTAAAAGAAGCGGGAGCTAGAAGAGCCATTCCGTTAGATGTGAGTGGTCCATTCCACTCTTCGCTTATGAAGCCGGCTGCTGAGAAACTTAAGGCGACGCTTGATGAAATTACAATGCATGACGCAACACCACCAATCATTGCGAATGTTAATGCGGAGATTGTTGAGGATAGCAACCAGTTAAAGGATTTACTCGTCGAACAGTTATATTCTCCAGTACGTTGGGAAGATTCTGTTCGAACAATGCTAGAAAATGGTGTGACACATTTTATCGAATGTGGGCCAGGTAAAGTGTTGAGTGGCTTAATTAAGAAGATTGATAGAAAAGCAACCGTGTTATCGGTTTACGATGAGCAATCATTAGCGGAAGTATTGGAAGCTTCGAAAGGGTGGTCAAAGTGA